From a single Miscanthus floridulus cultivar M001 chromosome 8, ASM1932011v1, whole genome shotgun sequence genomic region:
- the LOC136476781 gene encoding uncharacterized protein isoform X1: MEEAGRERDRAVPAEDLGVATKDTAVVNTKPAKRYPLALWIAILGLIMLVGVYIFSLSLKQNGMLFGLMQTNLIEKEREKPCHDPSIPDTEIPYLHYPMPNTYDRKERACTGVRFFAILSMQRSGSGWVETLLNSHPNISSNGEIFSVKERRSNITAITKTLDKLYNLDWYSSAAKNECTAAVGLKWMLNQGLMKHHQEIVEYFNRRGVSAIFLLRRNLLWRYVSILANAHDSAMKQLNGTHKAHVHSKHEAEILAQYKPTIDKKTLITELKRSDKLASAALVNFKNTRHVVLYYEDVVSNRTMLMDVLDFLRVPKRKLSSRHVKIHTKRLCDHIDNWADVNNFLKGTRFESFLNGSRR, translated from the exons ATGGAGGAGGCCGGGAGAGAGCGGGACAGGGCCGTGCCGGCGGAGGATCTTGGCGTCGCCACTAAG GATACAGCAGTTGTAAACACAAAGCCAGCAAAGCGATACCCGCTTGCGTTATGGATAGCAATATTGGGCCTGATAATGCTAGTCGGCGTGTACATATTCTCGTTGTCTCTAAAGCAAAACGGGATGCTTTTCGGGCTCATGCAGACAAATTTGATAGAAAAGGAAAGGGAGAAACCTTGTCATGATCCCAGTATTCCAGACACAGAAATCCCTTACTTGCACTACCCGATGCCAAATACTTATGATAG GAAAGAACGTGCGTGCACGGGGGTTAGGTTCTTTGCTATCTTGTCAATGCAGAGGTCAGGGAGTGGATGGGTTGAGACATTGTTGAATAGCCACCCTAATATTAGCTCCAATGGAGAGATCTTCTCTGTCAAAGAAAGACGCAGTAATATCACTGCGATCACGAAAACACTGGACAAATTGTACAATTTGGATTGGTATAGCAGTGCTGCTAAGAATGAATGTACGGCTGCCGTGGGGCTGAAATGGATGCTCAATCAG GGTCTAATGAAGCACCATCAAGAGATAGTTGAATACTTCAACCGAAGGGGTGTTTCTGCAATTTTTCTACTAAGAAGAAATCTTCTATGGCGTTATGTCTCTATATTAGCAAATGCTCATGATAGTGCCATGAAACAGCTGAATGGTACTCATAAAGCTCATGTGCACTCCAAACATGAG GCTGAAATTCTTGCTCAATATAAGCCAACCATTGACAAAAAAACATTGATTACTGAACTAAAACGGTCTGATAAGTTGGCATCTGCTGCCTTGGTGAATTTCAAGAACACCAGGCATGTTGTTCTGTACTATGAGGATGTTGTCAGCAATCGTACA ATGCTCATGGATGTCCTGGATTTTCTAAGAGTGCCAAAGAGGAAACTGTCCAGTCGACATGTGAAAATCCACACTAAACGATTGTGTGATCATATCGATAACTGGGCAGATGTTAATAATTTTTTGAAGGGGACACGGTTCGAGAGCTTTTTGAATGGCTCAAGGAGATGA
- the LOC136476781 gene encoding uncharacterized protein isoform X3 — MEEAGRERDRAVPAEDLGVATKDTAVVNTKPAKRYPLALWIAILGLIMLVGVYIFSLSLKQNGMLFGLMQTNLIEKEREKPCHDPSIPDTEIPYLHYPMPNTYDRKERACTGVRFFAILSMQRSGSGWVETLLNSHPNISSNGEIFSVKERRSNITAITKTLDKLYNLDWYSSAAKNECTAAVGLKWMLNQAEILAQYKPTIDKKTLITELKRSDKLASAALVNFKNTRHVVLYYEDVVSNRTMLMDVLDFLRVPKRKLSSRHVKIHTKRLCDHIDNWADVNNFLKGTRFESFLNGSRR; from the exons ATGGAGGAGGCCGGGAGAGAGCGGGACAGGGCCGTGCCGGCGGAGGATCTTGGCGTCGCCACTAAG GATACAGCAGTTGTAAACACAAAGCCAGCAAAGCGATACCCGCTTGCGTTATGGATAGCAATATTGGGCCTGATAATGCTAGTCGGCGTGTACATATTCTCGTTGTCTCTAAAGCAAAACGGGATGCTTTTCGGGCTCATGCAGACAAATTTGATAGAAAAGGAAAGGGAGAAACCTTGTCATGATCCCAGTATTCCAGACACAGAAATCCCTTACTTGCACTACCCGATGCCAAATACTTATGATAG GAAAGAACGTGCGTGCACGGGGGTTAGGTTCTTTGCTATCTTGTCAATGCAGAGGTCAGGGAGTGGATGGGTTGAGACATTGTTGAATAGCCACCCTAATATTAGCTCCAATGGAGAGATCTTCTCTGTCAAAGAAAGACGCAGTAATATCACTGCGATCACGAAAACACTGGACAAATTGTACAATTTGGATTGGTATAGCAGTGCTGCTAAGAATGAATGTACGGCTGCCGTGGGGCTGAAATGGATGCTCAATCAG GCTGAAATTCTTGCTCAATATAAGCCAACCATTGACAAAAAAACATTGATTACTGAACTAAAACGGTCTGATAAGTTGGCATCTGCTGCCTTGGTGAATTTCAAGAACACCAGGCATGTTGTTCTGTACTATGAGGATGTTGTCAGCAATCGTACA ATGCTCATGGATGTCCTGGATTTTCTAAGAGTGCCAAAGAGGAAACTGTCCAGTCGACATGTGAAAATCCACACTAAACGATTGTGTGATCATATCGATAACTGGGCAGATGTTAATAATTTTTTGAAGGGGACACGGTTCGAGAGCTTTTTGAATGGCTCAAGGAGATGA
- the LOC136476782 gene encoding thylakoid lumenal 19 kDa protein, chloroplastic-like, whose protein sequence is MFPSLLSRVASPLLTTACTSTASSQQQAAAPHPQAPRLPPPPGNNYKPIATTLVAAAAAGLLFLSPAPAPSRADPEFTVYYGTAASAANYGGYGGNASKKDTAEYVYDVPEGWKERLVSKVEKGTNGTDSEFFNPRKRAEKEYLTFLSGIRALAPLSAVLDNLALSDVGLQDQIATADDVRSAERADGAGQVYYEYEVAGAGAHSLISVTCARNKLYAHFVTAPNAEWSRDEAMLRRLHESFKTIQPGAPPPATET, encoded by the coding sequence ATGTTTCCCTCGCTCCTCTCGCGCGTGGCGTCCCCTCTCCTCACCACCGCGTGCACCTCCACTGCCTCATCGCAGCAGCAGGCGGCAGCCCCTCATCCGCAGGCGCCGaggctcccgccgccgccggggaaCAACTACAAGCCCATCGCCACGACGCtggtggcggcggccgcggcggggcTCCTGTTTCTGTCCCCTGCTCCCGCTCCGTCCCGCGCCGACCCGGAGTTCACGGTGTACTACGGCACGGCGGCGAGCGCGGCGAACTACGGCGGGTACGGCGGGAACGCGAGCAAGAAGGACACGGCGGAGTACGTGTACGACGTGCCGGAGGGGTGGAAGGAGCGGCTGGTGTCCAAGGTGGAGAAGGGCACCAACGGCACGGACTCGGAGTTCTTCAACCCGCGGAAGCGCGCGGAGAAGGAGTACCTGACGTTCCTGTCCGGGATCCGCGCGCTGGCGCCGCTCAGCGCCGTGCTCGACAACCTGGCGCTCTCCGACGTCGGGCTGCAGGACCAGATCGCGACCGCCGACGACGTGCGCTCCGCCGAGCGCGCCGACGGCGCCGGGCAGGTGTACTACGAGTACGAGGTGGCGGGCGCCGGCGCGCACAGCCTCATCTCAGTCACGTGCGCGCGGAACAAGCTGTACGCGCACTTCGTCACCGCGCCCAACGCCGAGTGGAGCCGCGACGAGGCCATGCTCCGACGCCTGCACGAGTCCTTCAAGACCATCCAGCCCggcgccccgccgccggccaccgaGACCTAG
- the LOC136476781 gene encoding uncharacterized protein isoform X2 — protein sequence MEEAGRERDRAVPAEDLGVATKDTAVVNTKPAKRYPLALWIAILGLIMLVGVYIFSLSLKQNGMLFGLMQTNLIEKEREKPCHDPSIPDTEIPYLHYPMPNTYDRKERACTGVRFFAILSMQRSGSGWVETLLNSHPNISSNGEIFSVKERRSNITAITKTLDKLYNLDWYSSAAKNECTAAVGLKWMLNQGLMKHHQEIVEYFNRRGVSAIFLLRRNLLWRYVSILANAHDSAMKQLNGTHKAHVHSKHEMLMDVLDFLRVPKRKLSSRHVKIHTKRLCDHIDNWADVNNFLKGTRFESFLNGSRR from the exons ATGGAGGAGGCCGGGAGAGAGCGGGACAGGGCCGTGCCGGCGGAGGATCTTGGCGTCGCCACTAAG GATACAGCAGTTGTAAACACAAAGCCAGCAAAGCGATACCCGCTTGCGTTATGGATAGCAATATTGGGCCTGATAATGCTAGTCGGCGTGTACATATTCTCGTTGTCTCTAAAGCAAAACGGGATGCTTTTCGGGCTCATGCAGACAAATTTGATAGAAAAGGAAAGGGAGAAACCTTGTCATGATCCCAGTATTCCAGACACAGAAATCCCTTACTTGCACTACCCGATGCCAAATACTTATGATAG GAAAGAACGTGCGTGCACGGGGGTTAGGTTCTTTGCTATCTTGTCAATGCAGAGGTCAGGGAGTGGATGGGTTGAGACATTGTTGAATAGCCACCCTAATATTAGCTCCAATGGAGAGATCTTCTCTGTCAAAGAAAGACGCAGTAATATCACTGCGATCACGAAAACACTGGACAAATTGTACAATTTGGATTGGTATAGCAGTGCTGCTAAGAATGAATGTACGGCTGCCGTGGGGCTGAAATGGATGCTCAATCAG GGTCTAATGAAGCACCATCAAGAGATAGTTGAATACTTCAACCGAAGGGGTGTTTCTGCAATTTTTCTACTAAGAAGAAATCTTCTATGGCGTTATGTCTCTATATTAGCAAATGCTCATGATAGTGCCATGAAACAGCTGAATGGTACTCATAAAGCTCATGTGCACTCCAAACATGAG ATGCTCATGGATGTCCTGGATTTTCTAAGAGTGCCAAAGAGGAAACTGTCCAGTCGACATGTGAAAATCCACACTAAACGATTGTGTGATCATATCGATAACTGGGCAGATGTTAATAATTTTTTGAAGGGGACACGGTTCGAGAGCTTTTTGAATGGCTCAAGGAGATGA